In Dasania marina DSM 21967, one genomic interval encodes:
- a CDS encoding aldehyde dehydrogenase family protein, with the protein MRNYNQFYINGQWVAPIEPKLLDVINPANEEVCAQISMGSEADVDVAAKAARLAFNSYGYSSREERIALLEKIIEVYKKYYDEVADAITEEMGAPTKLAKGGQAHTGLGHFQSALKALKTYEFNEDLGNSEIVLEPIGVCGFITPWNWPINQIACKVAPALAVGCTVILKPSEVAPLSAYIFTKILDEAGVPAGVFNMINGDGPAVGTAISTHPEIDMVSFTGSTRAGTLVAQNAAPTVKRVAQELGGKSANIVLEDADLEKCITESVLDMFSNTGQSCNAPSRMIVPANKLTEINEIAARAAATVVTGDPRAEGITMGPVVSEVQFNKIQGLIQAGIDEGSELLCGGTGLPEGIEKGYYIKPTIFTNCTNDMIISREEIFGPVFCIIPYNTLDEAIEIANDTPYGLAGYIQGKDEKTIRYVASRIRAGNININGNYGDYDTPFGGFKQSGNGREWGPHGFADYLEVKAISGLK; encoded by the coding sequence ATGCGAAATTACAACCAGTTTTACATTAACGGCCAGTGGGTAGCACCTATAGAGCCCAAGCTCTTAGATGTTATCAACCCCGCCAACGAAGAGGTTTGTGCGCAAATTTCTATGGGATCAGAAGCCGATGTTGATGTCGCCGCCAAGGCTGCACGCCTAGCCTTTAATAGCTACGGCTACAGCAGCCGCGAAGAGCGTATCGCCCTGTTAGAAAAAATTATCGAAGTCTACAAAAAATACTACGATGAAGTGGCCGATGCCATTACCGAAGAGATGGGCGCCCCTACCAAGCTAGCTAAAGGCGGCCAGGCCCACACCGGCCTAGGTCACTTTCAATCAGCCCTTAAAGCCTTGAAAACTTACGAGTTTAATGAAGACTTAGGTAACTCTGAAATTGTCTTAGAGCCTATAGGCGTGTGTGGTTTCATTACCCCTTGGAACTGGCCCATCAACCAGATCGCCTGTAAGGTCGCCCCGGCTTTAGCGGTAGGTTGTACGGTAATTCTTAAGCCTTCAGAAGTAGCGCCTTTATCCGCTTATATCTTCACTAAAATTTTGGATGAAGCTGGCGTACCTGCTGGCGTATTCAACATGATTAATGGTGACGGCCCCGCGGTAGGCACGGCTATATCAACTCACCCTGAGATCGACATGGTGTCTTTCACCGGCTCTACTCGCGCCGGTACCTTGGTTGCCCAAAATGCAGCCCCTACCGTTAAGCGTGTAGCGCAAGAGCTAGGCGGTAAGTCAGCCAATATCGTATTGGAAGATGCCGACCTAGAAAAATGCATTACCGAAAGCGTATTGGACATGTTCAGCAACACCGGCCAGTCCTGTAATGCCCCTTCACGCATGATTGTGCCAGCTAACAAACTTACTGAAATCAACGAAATCGCAGCCCGTGCGGCGGCAACTGTAGTGACTGGCGACCCTAGAGCCGAAGGCATTACTATGGGCCCGGTAGTTAGCGAGGTGCAATTCAACAAGATACAAGGCCTGATTCAAGCCGGTATCGATGAAGGCTCAGAGCTACTATGCGGCGGTACTGGTTTGCCAGAAGGTATAGAAAAGGGTTACTACATCAAGCCCACCATCTTCACCAACTGCACTAACGATATGATCATTTCGCGTGAAGAGATCTTTGGCCCAGTATTCTGCATCATCCCTTACAACACATTGGATGAAGCCATAGAAATAGCCAACGATACCCCTTACGGCTTGGCCGGCTATATTCAAGGCAAAGATGAAAAGACTATTCGCTACGTAGCCTCACGCATACGTGCTGGTAACATCAACATTAACGGCAACTACGGCGACTACGACACCCCCTTCGGTGGTTTCAAACAGTCGGGTAATGGTCGCGAATGGGGGCCTCATGGTTTCGCAGACTACTTGGAAGTGAAAGCCATTTCAGGCCTTAAATAA
- a CDS encoding iron-containing alcohol dehydrogenase — protein MSSNILVPGIMQIGAGASLCLPEVLVQLGVKKPLFITGPVVTKYGYLKRVTDTLDAAGIAYGVFNDVPNDPTTKTVKDSLAALAESDYDCVVGLGGGSPMDTAKAVSLLAVKGGEVRDYKAPLNNSVPGLPVIAIPTTAGTGSEATRVTIITDAESDEKMLLMGRAFMPVAALVDFEMTLTMPYRLTADTGIDSMTHAMEAYVSRKANLFSDALALAAMKIIYKNIRKVCDDLSNREAREAMMLGACQAGMAFSNASVALVHGMSRPIGANFHVPHGLSNAMLLPAVTAFSVPHCVERYADCARAMEMVAADCDDATANKVLLEELQRLNDDLEVPSPEDYGIDRSRFMDLLPTMAEQAIASGSPGNNPVIPSTDEIIAIYKNIYSNNS, from the coding sequence ATGTCTTCAAATATCTTAGTGCCTGGCATTATGCAAATAGGCGCGGGCGCCAGCTTGTGCCTGCCCGAAGTGCTAGTCCAATTAGGGGTAAAGAAGCCCTTATTTATTACCGGCCCCGTAGTCACCAAATATGGCTACCTAAAGCGCGTTACCGACACCCTAGACGCCGCAGGCATAGCCTATGGTGTATTTAACGATGTGCCCAACGACCCCACCACCAAAACCGTTAAAGATTCGTTAGCGGCACTGGCTGAAAGCGATTATGACTGCGTAGTTGGCCTAGGCGGCGGCAGCCCCATGGATACCGCCAAAGCGGTTTCACTACTGGCAGTTAAAGGCGGCGAAGTGCGTGACTACAAAGCGCCGCTCAATAACTCGGTACCGGGCTTACCGGTTATCGCTATTCCAACCACTGCAGGCACCGGCTCTGAAGCTACCAGGGTAACGATAATCACCGATGCCGAATCCGATGAAAAAATGCTACTGATGGGTCGCGCTTTTATGCCCGTGGCCGCCTTAGTGGATTTTGAAATGACCCTTACTATGCCCTACCGCCTCACCGCAGACACCGGCATAGACAGCATGACCCACGCCATGGAAGCCTATGTTAGCCGCAAGGCCAATCTATTTTCAGATGCGCTGGCGTTAGCGGCCATGAAAATCATCTACAAAAACATACGTAAAGTATGTGATGACTTAAGCAACCGCGAGGCTCGTGAAGCGATGATGTTGGGCGCCTGCCAAGCAGGCATGGCCTTCTCTAACGCTTCCGTTGCGCTGGTACACGGCATGAGCCGGCCCATAGGTGCCAACTTCCACGTACCCCACGGCTTAAGCAATGCCATGTTGCTGCCGGCGGTAACGGCCTTCTCAGTACCCCATTGTGTTGAACGCTACGCCGACTGCGCCCGCGCCATGGAGATGGTAGCCGCCGACTGTGATGACGCCACCGCTAACAAAGTACTGCTAGAAGAACTGCAGCGCCTAAACGATGACCTGGAAGTACCCAGCCCTGAAGACTACGGCATAGACCGCAGCCGCTTTATGGACTTGTTACCCACCATGGCTGAGCAAGCGATTGCCTCGGGCTCACCGGGCAACAACCCCGTGATACCCAGCACCGATGAAATTATTGCTATCTACAAAAACATATACAGCAACAATTCCTAG
- a CDS encoding AMP-binding protein has translation MTSNTTTTAYTPAVPAIIEQNPIRSGDDWQQMRTACEQDLGAFHGDIAAKNCHWFNAEQNAWLSKTDNGWTGWNTSGQPVDLAQWTPWHTALDESDAPFYRWFIGGKTNAAFNEVDRHVLAGHGAETAFFYEGDRWDPTANGGKGGPVQHYAMSRRDLMIQSVLAAQALRDLGLQCGDRIAINMPNILEQIVWTEAAKRVGVIYTPVFGGFSDKTLSDRIENAGARIVITADGAARNAEVAGFKEVYTDPALDKYISITSALDILANANVDDALKTKIVAHVTDVLGGEITLSRAEVMREVGQILAKAQLSAEDTAELRGELAAALSNSPARVEKVVVVRHAGLSDLPWSEGRDVWAHDLLADAEQKILTNAGLKTRADLDALSDQDLVAALYKSVQPVEVDAEFPLFIIYTSGSTGKPKGVVHVHGGYIAGITETMKVAFDAVPGKDVMWVIADPGWITGQSYMISGALSARIPSVVTEGSPVFPHTGRFSSIIERYGVTIFKAGSTFLKGIMTNNQNRADVDRYDMSSVKVATFCAEPTSPSVQEFAMDLMTPQYINSYWATEHGGIVWTHPYGNKDLPLRADTHTYPLPWIFGDIWIPQGSADEQGRVGFRSAEHEEKGEIVIARPYPYLARTIWGDSNNVGKPDWKGDIARFEKTYFGSYRNDDGTPAYGYLQGDFARNYEDGSFSLHGRSDDVINVSGHRMGTEEIEGAILKDKQVNPDSKVGNCIVIGAPHTAKGLTPLAFILPMAGAHITRDDERKLKELVREEKGIVAVPSDFITVSAFPETRSGKYMRRFLKAIVLGEELGDTTTLRNPECLDEIRAAVANWQAGQDRAERQTITETTRTLRIEYAPVGTKNGVAIRVATVTITNPPVNALSERLLDELETALTHIARRSDIGAVVLAGAGNKAFVAGADVRQLLEDVHDAAAARSLPSKAHAVANMIENMSKPVIAAVEGVALGGGCEMALACHLRVANSRTIFGQPEINLYLPPGYGGTQRLPRVLMDAAGDDAITGLNRAMAMLLSGRQIKGQQANEFGLVDKYCTGTDSVLPAAQALARAAALNGAGDAINAMNKRHQAVARWNLAASFPAATLDDDYVQICIKASEQAGRGPVAHAIVGLVKLGFEQGFKAGLNSEIDTFAKFVMDEENGGKKGIQLFMDKQSPALPSKARKDISEKAALIERGDLLPMGAPYLAGITPIPSYQLAKAVVRDAKTGAYCHGDPIDVEEEVIIPVPQPEANEALVYMLTSELNYNDIWAITGIPISLFDEHDEDIHVTGSGGIGIVAKMGEGLQGEGRLAVGKLVVVYSGVSDVLDPAAGVDPMFTDFHIQGYQSPDGSHQQFMICSGPQMIAPAADLSLETAGSYMLPAGTAYRALFRALELRQGDRMFVEGAASGTGAWSVELGIAAGAKITGMVSSEERCEYLRKQGSAGINRKDSAIKDCFSKVPVDAIQWAEWQQQGEGFLQAVRAANDGELCTHGLSHAGETAFPRSFQALGENGVMTYFGASSGYHMTFIGKPGSSSATDMLRKAKARPGQATVIFYGSRTGQRDNEALAAIEAGRASSLRIVVVTDTDAERDFVMSLGFGDAVLGAVSLTEIRRREPEFDWPDTMGDLPNPESPEFKECVRLMNENTLKPIGKAVGKLLRSEDNPRGQPDIIIERAHTDSLFATTMMVKPHTGIVIYAGDMGGKRYSFYAPQVWMRQRSVLMPTASIVGTHLCNAAEILGLNQMIDAGAVQVPEPYLGEWDEMENLHQAMWENRLPEVTNGAVKTVINHALPMHGLKSMDELLAAWAEQS, from the coding sequence ATGACAAGCAATACAACAACCACGGCATACACCCCCGCCGTACCGGCCATCATAGAGCAAAACCCCATACGCAGCGGCGATGACTGGCAACAAATGCGCACCGCCTGTGAGCAAGACCTAGGCGCTTTTCACGGTGACATCGCCGCCAAAAACTGCCATTGGTTTAACGCTGAACAAAACGCATGGCTCAGCAAAACCGACAACGGCTGGACCGGCTGGAATACCAGCGGCCAGCCCGTAGACCTAGCCCAGTGGACACCTTGGCACACCGCCCTAGACGAAAGCGACGCACCTTTTTACCGCTGGTTTATAGGCGGCAAAACCAACGCCGCCTTTAACGAAGTTGACCGCCACGTATTAGCTGGCCACGGCGCTGAAACCGCTTTCTTCTACGAAGGTGACCGCTGGGATCCAACCGCTAACGGCGGCAAAGGTGGCCCAGTACAACACTATGCCATGTCGCGCCGCGACTTAATGATTCAGTCAGTATTAGCGGCACAAGCTTTACGCGACCTAGGCTTGCAATGCGGCGACCGTATCGCCATCAACATGCCGAATATACTTGAGCAAATCGTGTGGACCGAAGCAGCCAAGCGCGTAGGCGTCATCTACACACCGGTATTTGGTGGTTTTTCTGATAAAACTTTATCTGATCGCATAGAAAACGCAGGCGCTCGTATTGTTATCACCGCCGATGGTGCAGCACGTAACGCCGAAGTGGCGGGTTTTAAAGAAGTGTATACCGACCCCGCTTTAGATAAATATATCTCTATCACTTCTGCTTTAGATATTCTTGCTAACGCCAACGTTGATGACGCATTAAAAACCAAAATTGTTGCTCATGTAACAGACGTACTCGGTGGCGAAATTACTTTAAGCCGCGCCGAAGTCATGCGCGAAGTGGGCCAAATTTTAGCGAAGGCACAATTGAGTGCTGAAGACACCGCCGAGTTACGTGGCGAATTAGCTGCGGCATTATCTAACTCCCCCGCCCGTGTAGAAAAAGTGGTGGTGGTACGCCACGCAGGCTTAAGCGACTTGCCTTGGTCAGAAGGCCGCGACGTATGGGCACACGATTTATTAGCCGATGCTGAACAAAAAATATTAACCAACGCCGGTTTAAAAACACGCGCTGACTTGGACGCCTTAAGCGATCAAGACTTAGTCGCCGCATTGTACAAATCGGTACAACCCGTAGAGGTAGATGCTGAATTCCCCCTATTCATCATCTACACCTCGGGCTCAACGGGCAAACCCAAAGGCGTAGTGCATGTACACGGCGGCTATATTGCCGGCATCACCGAAACCATGAAGGTAGCGTTTGACGCAGTACCGGGCAAAGACGTGATGTGGGTGATTGCCGACCCCGGCTGGATCACCGGCCAGTCGTATATGATTAGTGGCGCGTTGTCTGCACGCATACCCTCCGTAGTTACCGAAGGCTCACCGGTATTTCCCCACACCGGTAGATTTTCTTCCATCATAGAACGCTATGGCGTCACCATTTTTAAAGCGGGCTCTACCTTTTTGAAAGGTATTATGACCAACAATCAAAACCGCGCCGACGTCGACCGCTACGACATGTCTTCGGTAAAAGTCGCCACCTTCTGTGCCGAACCTACGTCACCGTCGGTGCAAGAATTTGCCATGGACTTGATGACACCACAGTACATCAACTCCTACTGGGCTACCGAGCACGGCGGCATAGTATGGACTCACCCCTACGGCAATAAAGATTTACCGCTGCGCGCTGATACCCACACTTACCCACTGCCGTGGATATTCGGCGACATCTGGATTCCACAAGGTAGCGCTGACGAGCAAGGCCGTGTTGGCTTCCGCTCTGCTGAGCACGAAGAAAAAGGCGAAATCGTTATTGCCCGCCCTTATCCCTATTTAGCGCGCACCATTTGGGGCGACAGCAATAATGTAGGTAAGCCCGACTGGAAAGGCGATATCGCGCGTTTTGAAAAAACTTATTTTGGCAGCTACCGCAATGACGATGGCACACCTGCCTACGGTTATTTGCAAGGTGACTTTGCCCGTAACTATGAAGATGGCAGTTTCTCATTACACGGCCGATCGGATGACGTTATCAATGTATCGGGACACCGTATGGGTACCGAAGAAATTGAAGGTGCTATCTTAAAAGACAAGCAAGTTAACCCCGATTCAAAAGTCGGCAACTGTATTGTTATAGGCGCACCGCACACGGCAAAAGGTTTAACACCCTTGGCTTTTATCTTGCCTATGGCTGGCGCGCACATCACCCGTGATGACGAGCGTAAGCTAAAAGAATTGGTACGCGAAGAAAAAGGGATTGTTGCCGTTCCTTCAGACTTCATCACCGTTTCTGCTTTTCCAGAAACGCGCAGTGGAAAATACATGCGCCGTTTCTTAAAAGCGATTGTTCTCGGTGAAGAGTTGGGTGACACCACCACACTACGCAACCCAGAATGTTTAGACGAGATACGCGCAGCAGTAGCTAACTGGCAAGCAGGCCAAGACCGTGCCGAGCGTCAAACCATTACTGAAACCACACGCACATTGCGTATTGAATACGCGCCAGTTGGCACTAAAAATGGCGTAGCCATACGCGTTGCCACCGTCACCATTACCAACCCACCGGTTAATGCTTTATCTGAGCGTTTACTGGATGAATTGGAAACAGCACTCACCCACATAGCGCGTCGCTCCGATATAGGCGCAGTAGTGTTAGCCGGTGCAGGTAACAAAGCCTTTGTGGCCGGTGCCGACGTGCGCCAATTATTAGAAGACGTACACGATGCCGCCGCCGCGCGCTCACTGCCTTCTAAGGCGCATGCCGTCGCCAATATGATAGAAAACATGAGCAAGCCGGTGATAGCTGCTGTTGAGGGCGTAGCCCTAGGCGGTGGTTGTGAGATGGCACTAGCTTGCCACTTGCGGGTGGCGAACAGCCGCACTATTTTCGGCCAGCCAGAAATTAACTTGTACCTGCCACCGGGTTACGGTGGCACCCAACGTTTACCACGTGTTTTGATGGATGCGGCGGGTGATGATGCCATTACCGGCTTAAATCGCGCCATGGCTATGCTGTTATCGGGCCGTCAAATTAAAGGCCAACAAGCTAACGAGTTTGGTTTAGTTGATAAATACTGCACCGGCACTGACAGCGTATTACCGGCCGCGCAAGCACTGGCACGTGCAGCAGCACTTAATGGTGCAGGCGATGCCATTAATGCCATGAACAAACGTCACCAGGCAGTGGCGCGCTGGAATCTAGCGGCAAGCTTCCCCGCAGCGACCTTAGACGATGACTACGTACAAATTTGTATTAAGGCATCCGAACAAGCAGGCCGCGGCCCCGTTGCCCACGCTATTGTAGGTTTAGTTAAGCTAGGATTTGAGCAAGGCTTTAAAGCAGGCTTAAATAGCGAGATAGACACCTTCGCTAAATTTGTGATGGACGAAGAAAACGGCGGTAAAAAAGGCATACAGTTGTTTATGGATAAACAATCGCCTGCGCTGCCCAGTAAGGCCCGTAAAGATATTAGCGAGAAAGCTGCGCTAATCGAAAGAGGCGACTTGCTACCTATGGGCGCGCCTTACTTAGCCGGTATCACCCCCATCCCCAGCTACCAATTAGCGAAGGCGGTTGTTCGCGATGCCAAAACCGGCGCTTACTGCCACGGCGATCCGATCGACGTAGAAGAAGAAGTCATCATCCCGGTGCCGCAACCAGAGGCTAATGAAGCTTTGGTGTATATGCTGACTTCTGAACTTAACTACAATGATATTTGGGCCATTACCGGCATCCCCATTTCATTATTCGATGAGCATGACGAAGATATACACGTCACCGGTTCTGGCGGTATAGGCATAGTGGCAAAAATGGGCGAAGGCCTACAGGGCGAAGGCCGTTTGGCTGTGGGTAAACTGGTAGTGGTTTATTCCGGTGTGTCTGATGTGCTAGATCCCGCTGCCGGTGTAGACCCCATGTTCACCGACTTTCATATACAGGGTTACCAATCACCCGACGGCTCGCACCAGCAGTTTATGATTTGCTCGGGGCCGCAGATGATAGCCCCCGCCGCTGACTTAAGCTTAGAAACAGCTGGCTCTTACATGCTACCTGCAGGTACCGCCTATCGCGCCTTATTCCGCGCGTTAGAATTACGCCAAGGCGATAGAATGTTTGTTGAAGGTGCAGCTTCGGGCACCGGTGCCTGGTCGGTAGAATTAGGTATAGCCGCTGGCGCTAAAATTACCGGTATGGTGTCGTCGGAAGAGCGTTGTGAATATTTACGCAAACAAGGCTCTGCCGGTATTAATCGTAAAGACTCAGCCATCAAAGATTGCTTCAGCAAAGTCCCTGTCGATGCCATTCAGTGGGCAGAATGGCAGCAACAAGGTGAAGGATTCTTACAAGCAGTACGTGCAGCTAACGATGGCGAACTGTGTACCCACGGTTTATCACATGCCGGTGAAACCGCCTTCCCACGTAGCTTCCAAGCGCTAGGCGAAAACGGCGTAATGACCTACTTCGGTGCTAGCTCGGGTTACCACATGACCTTTATAGGCAAGCCCGGTAGCAGCTCAGCTACCGACATGTTACGCAAAGCCAAGGCACGACCAGGGCAAGCAACTGTTATCTTCTACGGCAGCCGCACTGGCCAGCGTGATAACGAAGCACTAGCCGCCATTGAAGCGGGCCGCGCTTCGTCACTACGCATAGTTGTTGTTACCGACACCGATGCCGAACGCGACTTTGTGATGTCCTTAGGTTTTGGTGATGCGGTATTAGGCGCGGTAAGCCTGACAGAAATTAGACGCCGCGAACCTGAATTCGACTGGCCGGATACCATGGGTGATTTACCTAATCCCGAGTCACCAGAGTTTAAAGAATGCGTGCGCTTGATGAACGAAAATACCCTTAAGCCCATAGGTAAAGCAGTAGGTAAGTTGTTGCGCTCTGAAGACAACCCACGCGGCCAACCCGACATCATCATAGAACGTGCGCACACGGACTCCTTGTTTGCCACCACCATGATGGTGAAACCCCACACCGGCATAGTGATCTACGCCGGTGACATGGGCGGCAAGCGTTACAGCTTCTACGCACCGCAAGTGTGGATGCGTCAGCGTTCTGTGCTCATGCCTACCGCATCTATAGTCGGCACCCACTTATGTAACGCGGCAGAAATCTTAGGCCTAAACCAAATGATAGACGCCGGCGCGGTACAAGTACCCGAGCCTTACTTAGGTGAGTGGGATGAAATGGAAAACCTACACCAAGCCATGTGGGAAAACCGCCTACCGGAAGTGACTAACGGCGCTGTTAAAACCGTTATCAACCACGCCCTACCCATGCACGGCTTAAAATCCATGGATGAGTTGCTGGCGGCGTGGGCTGAGCAGTCATAG
- a CDS encoding YhdH/YhfP family quinone oxidoreductase, translating to MQFKALLTTENQGNYDTKLVTRHIDDLPQGDLLIAVSYSCLNYKDALSTSGHPGIAKNFPHTPGVDAVGVVKESCSDKFNVGDTVIVTGHDFGMHTDGGLSEYIRVPAAWAIPLPAGLSPLQAMQLGTAGLTAGLSLLKLEAMGAKPGDSVLVTGATGGVGCLSVALLSKCGYKTIASSGKAQYSDKLIALGASEVIDRKQLSEDSPKALLKPRWQHAIDCVGGDTLVNIFKTLAPGGSVAASGLVASANINATVYPFILRGINLLGIDSVGVSNDLRIAVWQRFASHWQLDLPPGFVTEIDLEQAYDYIQRFKQGDIFGRIVVKITA from the coding sequence ATGCAATTCAAAGCACTACTAACCACCGAAAACCAAGGTAACTACGACACCAAACTCGTCACCCGCCACATCGACGACCTACCCCAAGGCGACTTACTCATTGCCGTTAGCTACAGCTGCCTAAACTACAAAGATGCCCTCTCCACCTCCGGCCACCCCGGCATTGCCAAAAACTTCCCCCACACCCCCGGTGTCGATGCCGTAGGCGTGGTCAAAGAAAGCTGCAGCGACAAGTTTAATGTTGGCGATACTGTTATTGTTACCGGTCACGACTTTGGCATGCATACCGATGGCGGCCTATCGGAATATATACGCGTGCCCGCAGCTTGGGCCATACCGCTGCCCGCAGGGCTAAGCCCACTACAGGCCATGCAACTAGGCACCGCCGGTTTAACCGCGGGTTTAAGCTTATTAAAGCTGGAAGCCATGGGCGCCAAACCCGGCGACAGTGTATTAGTCACCGGCGCCACCGGCGGCGTGGGCTGCCTTAGCGTAGCCCTGCTAAGCAAATGCGGTTATAAAACTATCGCCAGCAGCGGTAAGGCTCAATACAGCGATAAGCTAATAGCACTGGGAGCTAGCGAAGTAATAGACCGTAAGCAACTGTCGGAAGACTCCCCCAAGGCACTATTAAAACCCCGCTGGCAACACGCCATAGACTGCGTAGGCGGCGACACCTTGGTGAATATTTTTAAAACCCTAGCCCCCGGTGGCAGTGTTGCCGCCAGTGGTTTGGTCGCCTCTGCCAACATCAACGCCACGGTATACCCCTTCATTCTACGCGGCATCAACCTATTGGGCATAGACTCGGTAGGAGTTAGCAATGACCTGCGCATAGCCGTATGGCAGCGCTTTGCCAGCCATTGGCAATTAGACTTGCCTCCAGGGTTTGTTACCGAGATAGACTTAGAGCAAGCCTATGATTACATACAGCGATTCAAACAAGGCGACATATTCGGTCGTATAGTGGTTAAAATCACCGCATAA
- a CDS encoding DUF3422 family protein, which translates to MSSKQEQFIGEPLSPAQTMDSGSPQVTSSGILLEVHPSRAELYEELHNRPSPLVKTPCCVTHIALLVSREQRADEYQHLVQLCQRFSINPPAEGASCFYQNFGGFELRWESHMEFSTYTFICSASDPESFITKPYTGRALQYVPRDWLQKLPGQSMAAVHLAMAKSSESINQDHLDNAFEQMRLSGSQVAGNKAEVFTSFRIHSDGFSRALIIDKGLNSYQAGRLMQRVLEIETYRIMALLSLPIARKLSPRVQKMEEKLAKINNSIASLKENIDDNGMLVELSELAAKIEQYRSDTNYRFGATVAYYDIVNARLRQLHEKEMSGYQTLQEFIGRRLGPGIKTCAAVKERMESLSLRIAQTSSLLRTRVELSIEAQNQALLTSMNHRSGMQLRLQQTVEGLSVVAIAYYLMGLLEYIYDAIEHQGIHIDKTTALGLSVPFAVLITWAAMRKMMRSVKEKSTTTK; encoded by the coding sequence ATGTCTTCAAAGCAAGAGCAATTCATAGGTGAACCTTTAAGCCCTGCACAAACCATGGATAGCGGCTCACCACAGGTGACTTCCTCCGGTATTTTATTAGAGGTACACCCCAGCCGCGCCGAGTTATATGAAGAGCTACACAATCGCCCTTCACCGCTGGTTAAAACCCCCTGCTGTGTGACCCATATTGCGCTATTAGTGAGCCGTGAGCAGCGCGCCGATGAATACCAGCACCTAGTGCAGCTATGCCAACGCTTTAGCATTAACCCACCAGCCGAAGGTGCCTCTTGTTTTTATCAAAACTTTGGTGGCTTTGAGTTGCGCTGGGAAAGCCACATGGAGTTTTCCACCTATACTTTTATTTGCAGCGCATCCGACCCGGAGTCCTTTATCACCAAACCTTACACCGGCCGCGCCTTGCAGTATGTGCCTCGCGACTGGTTACAAAAACTACCCGGCCAATCTATGGCCGCGGTGCATTTAGCCATGGCCAAAAGCAGCGAGTCCATCAATCAAGATCATTTGGATAATGCCTTTGAACAAATGCGTTTATCGGGCAGCCAAGTGGCGGGTAATAAAGCCGAAGTTTTTACCAGCTTTCGCATACACAGCGATGGTTTTAGCCGTGCACTCATCATAGACAAAGGCTTAAATAGCTATCAAGCGGGCCGCTTGATGCAGCGGGTATTAGAAATAGAAACTTATAGAATCATGGCCCTGTTATCTCTGCCTATAGCCAGAAAGCTATCGCCACGCGTACAAAAAATGGAAGAGAAGCTGGCCAAAATCAATAACTCTATCGCCAGCTTAAAAGAAAACATAGACGATAATGGCATGCTAGTGGAGCTCTCAGAGCTGGCCGCCAAAATCGAACAGTACCGCTCAGACACCAACTATCGCTTTGGCGCTACCGTCGCCTACTACGATATTGTCAACGCTAGGCTCAGACAGTTACATGAAAAAGAAATGTCAGGCTACCAAACCCTGCAAGAATTTATTGGCCGCCGCTTAGGTCCCGGCATTAAAACCTGTGCCGCGGTGAAAGAACGCATGGAAAGCTTATCACTACGCATAGCGCAAACCAGTAGCTTATTACGCACCCGGGTAGAGCTCTCTATAGAAGCGCAAAACCAAGCTCTGCTTACCTCTATGAACCACCGCAGCGGTATGCAATTGCGCTTACAACAAACGGTAGAAGGGCTATCGGTAGTCGCCATTGCCTATTATTTAATGGGTTTGCTGGAATATATTTATGATGCAATAGAGCATCAAGGTATACATATCGATAAAACAACAGCACTGGGGCTGTCCGTTCCCTTTGCCGTATTAATCACGTGGGCAGCTATGCGCAAAATGATGCGCAGTGTTAAAGAGAAAAGTACGACGACTAAATAG
- a CDS encoding YgjV family protein, whose product MSDFALSQLLGLLGLLFDSCSAQFKQRYQVFAAMGVGSIFIAGHFYVLEQYTAAAMFAIASVRHFITIRYRSKYLYVAFVMSAIGFVSATYAGYLSLLSGAANLLMVSGSFSHTQKSMRLLLMAGASVWLIHNILIVSPVAILLEVVFLSSGVIGYYRHIYKAA is encoded by the coding sequence ATGAGTGATTTTGCACTTTCACAACTCTTGGGCTTGTTAGGCTTATTGTTTGATTCTTGTTCGGCCCAATTCAAACAGCGCTATCAGGTTTTTGCCGCTATGGGGGTGGGGTCTATTTTTATTGCCGGGCATTTTTATGTGCTGGAGCAATATACGGCAGCTGCTATGTTTGCAATTGCCTCGGTACGGCACTTTATTACCATTCGTTATCGCTCTAAGTATCTTTATGTAGCCTTTGTGATGAGTGCTATAGGTTTTGTGTCTGCCACCTATGCTGGCTATCTGAGCTTGTTGAGTGGGGCTGCTAATCTACTGATGGTGTCGGGCTCGTTTTCGCATACGCAAAAAAGCATGCGGCTATTACTAATGGCTGGTGCCTCGGTATGGTTAATACACAATATATTGATTGTTAGCCCGGTTGCGATTTTGTTAGAGGTGGTGTTTTTAAGCAGTGGGGTGATCGGTTATTATCGCCATATTTATAAGGCGGCTTAG